agggggaggggaggacagtaagGCCAGATTAGTGGAGGATTTCACAGGGCTGACTAGGTCACGCAAGCCAGGACAGGGAGGATAGAAATCAGCCTCGGGGACACAAACACTAATCGTCTAGCACACTTAGCGGGGAGGTTTCCCCTTACCCGATCCCCTGGATACCCTCACACACCCACAGCCTTCATCACCACAGACTACCAATCCCTAACCCCCCTTCATCACCCCAGTCCAGCCAGCCCTAACCCCCCTTAACACATCCACAGCCTTCATCAACCCAGTCTACCTAGCCCAgacctccctcccacacacacacccccaccactGTTTTCTCCTCCCTTACCGCTCTTCTAACTTTTACTGTTATGGCACTAGCCCTACCCTTGCTGACACTGGGCTGGGCCTTTTCCTAAGAGTTGCATGAGGGATCTCCGAGTGACCCAAGGGTGCAAGCTGTAGTCTGGGGCGTGATTTATCTCCTCATGGAGGGGACCGGAGTGGAGGGGTTGGGGGTGACCGGGGTGGCGTGGGAATGGCATTGTATGCTGtcgcgttaagatttcccttcactggaacgcagaggcctagcctgaaccataaATAGCAGCCCCacatcattattcctcctccaccaaactttacagttggcactatgcattggcacaggtaacgttctcctggcatccaccgaACCCAAATTCATCAgtcggactaccagatggtgaagcgtgattcatcactccagggaaCACGATTCCACTGCTGCGGAGTcaaatggcggtgagctttacaccactccactCGATGCCTTGTATTGCGCCTGGTGATATTAGGCTTGGGTGCGGCTGCTTgccaatggaaacccatttcatgaaactcctgATGAACAGTGATGACATTGCCTctagaagcagtttggaactcggtagtgttgcaaccgaggacaggcgattttAATCTAAAAGGTGTGGAAATGGTTACTTCACACATATTATTGTATGGAGAACACCAGAATACACATCTTTCTAGCAATGATGGATTAATTACCCATTATACTCGTAAAAAATGGGAGTCATTCATTTCATTATTATTGATTTTTGTATATTTACCCTTGAGTGGGTCAGTAACAGACTGCTGCTGGTCTTAGCTTGGTTGAGTGAAAGAGGGACATCTGGTGCTAGAATGGCCATTGGTTGAGTTGAGATAAAGTGGAGTACTTTTGCCCGTGTGggcaatacatacatacatacatacatacatacatacatacatacatacatacatacatacatacatacatacatacatacatacatacatacatacatacatacatacatacatacatacatacatacatacatacatacatacatacatacatacatacatacatacatacatacatacatacatacatacatacatacatacatactacatacatcatactctctctctctctctctctctctctctctctctctctctctctctctctctatatatatatatatatatctctctctctatatttatatatatatatatatatataaataaatatatatacaggtaAATACAtgtatctaaatcaaatcaaatcaaattttatttgtcacatacacatggttagcagatgttaatgcgagtgtagcgaaatgcttgtgcttctagttccgacaatgcagtgatacatacatacatacatacatacatacatacatacatacatacatacatacatacatacatacatacatacatacatacatacatacatacatacatacatacatacatacatacatacatacatacatacatacatacatacatacatacatacatacatacatacatacatactctctctctctctctctctctctctctctctctctctctctctctatatatatctctatatctatatatatatatatatatatatatatatatatataaatatatatacaggtaAATACAtgtatctaaatcaaatcaaatcaaattttatttgtcacatacacatggttagcagatgttaatgcgagtgtagcgaaatgcttgtgcttctagttccgacaatgcagtgataaccaacaagtaatctaactaacaattccaaaactactgtcttatacacagtgtaaggggataaggaatatgtacataaggatatatgaatgagtgatggtacagagcagcatacagtagatggtatcgagtacagtatatacatatgagatgagtatgtagacaaagtaaacaaagtggcatagttaaagtggctagtgatacatgtattacataaggatgcagtcgatgatgtagagtacagtatatacatatgcatatgagatgaataatgtagggtaagtaacattatataaggtagcattgtttaaagtggctagtgatatatttacataatttcccatcaattcccattattaaagtggctggagttgggtcagtgtcaatgacagtgtgttggcagcagccactcaatgttagtggtggctgtttaacagtctgatggccttgagatagaagctgtttttcagtctctcggtcccagctttgatgcacctgtactgacctcaccttctggatgatagcggggtgaacaggcagtggttcgggtggttgatgtccttgatgatctttatggccttcctgtaacatcgggtggtgtaggtgttctggagggcaggtagtttgcccccggtgatgcgttgtgcagacctcactaccctctggagagccttacggttgagggcggagcagttgccgtaccaggcggtgatacagcccgccatgatgctctcgattgtgcatctgtagaagtttgtgagtacttttggtgacaagccgaatttcttcagcctcctgaggttgaagaggcgctgctgcgccttcttcacgacgctgtcagtgtgagtggaccaattcagtttgtctgtgatgtgtatgccgaggaacttaaaacttgctaccctctccactactgttccatcgatgtggataggggggtgttccctctgctgtttcctgaagtccacaatcatctccttagttttgttgacgttgagtgtgaggttattttcctgacaccacactccgagggccctcacctcctccctgtaggccgtctcgtcgttgttggtaatcaagcctaccactgttgtgtcgtccgcaaacttgatgattgagttggaggcgtgcatggccacgcagtcgtgggtgaacagggagtacaggagagggctcagaacgcacccttgtggggcccccgtgttgaggttcagcggggaggagatgttgttgcctaccctcaccacctgggggcggcccgtcaggaagtccagtacccagttgcacagggcggggtcgagacccagggtctcgagcttgaagTCTATTGGGGGGATGCGACACCGTTCGTCCCTGTGAAATTCCATCATGTTGTGTTTTGTCTCAGgcgctgctccagaatctcccataagcgttcaattgggttgagatctggtaactgacacacacacacacacacacacacacacacacacacacacacacacacacacacacacacacacacacacacacacacacacacacacacacacacacacacacacacacacacacacacacacacacacacacacacacacacacaaactttaaACCCCCTCATTCttctttgagacccctctttcaatgtcactgagatctcttcttctagccatggtggcaagaataatgggcaactggACATTTTATACATGACACTAAGCCTGATGGGATATAAATTGTTTAATTAACTCAAGAACCACACAAGTTGGAAGCCATGCTTTCAATAGACTTTGtatcctgtcacgccctgatctgttttacttgtctttgtgcttgtctccacagCCCTCCAGGCGTCGCCCATCTTCGCCATTATACCCagtgtacttatacctgtgttttctgtttgtctgttgccagtttgtcttgtttgtcaagcttaccagcgttcgtcctgtcagctcctgtcttttcccagcctctctttttctcatccttctggttttgacctttgcctgttctgaccctgtacccgccggCCTGACcctgcctgtcgtcctgtacctttgctccatctctggattaccgacctctgcctgacctgaccctgagccttcctgccatcctgtaccttgtcctctgctctggattacaataaacattgttacttcacacagtctgcacttgggtcttaccttgattcctgatagtatccctcatttactcaagtgtttcttttattttggcagttacctgtacacaCTATTTTCTGTTTGTAATTACTGAATGTTACACTGTACTTATTGCAGTAACCCTAACACTTACCCCAACCCAATTGGTCATTGGAAATGAAAATACTTGCTAAACTGTACTTAAAGGAACAGTTATTGTAATAAGACCACTGTGGAGTGTTTCACAGGGAATACAGTGATTTTTATTTATGCAAGCAGATTTTGATCCTACATGCCAGAAAAGCCACTTCAACTGTTAGCACACGTATGTACAGAACAGATTCAATTAAGACAATGTTACTATgtaacatttagaacgaacgactgggtcgcgtccacagatacagaacaaaaaaaaCTGagcgactgggtcgcgtctctagtaaccctagatttgtgtcgggactatatattgtggaaggatgaaatagtatgaataaattaatgcaaatatattttttaagtaaaATATGTCAAACATAAGGTGAATATGTTTGGTAACCCGTtatataaaagtgataatgtcctcaaagccggtgtttggaggatattcTGGGACGGTTTGCCGACttcgtctcgggcctaacaacacccgtgccaatacaTCCTCTGATAACACCGGCTAAAAGACAGGAGCTGACAGGACAAATGCTGGTcagcttgacaaacaagacgaactggcaacaaacaaacagaaaacacagctATATCCTCTGATAACACCACCAGTAaaaccggcttcgagggcattatcacatAAGTAAGCATTCTTTGTGAAAGTACAAAAGACTAATACGAGGAGAAAGCTGAAAACATTGTCAGGTCATTTACTGAATAAGCAACGTTGGTACAATAGTCAGTTCAAGACATGGTTGAAAGCTCATCACAAACTAAATAGACACAACTCAAACACTACCGTCTAATATCAGTAGCATAATGCTGTTACCATTGGGGGGTTTAGTACTGCACATGTAAACAAAAGGTTGACCCAGCAAGACAggcaaagtgttaaacaaaattgTCCATGCCACAAAAAAACATCTAAATTCACAGTTTTTACCTAACAGTACAGTTATCCAACTCTGAGTTGAACACCAATGCGCTTACACCTAGAGAGAGCACAGAAATGTCCAAATAAGTGCACAAAACTAGCTCTTAGAAATACTGACAAAACAAATATTGCCAGGCAATGAAATGGTAGGCCACCTTCGGAGTCCTATGGTATAATAATGTGTAAGCAATACAATCCAACTTTTACTGTCATAAATAAAATAACTTACTGTGACACACTTTTCTTAATACTTTTTTTTGCGTCAATATTTTTGAAAGACTGAGGGATTCATAGTGAATTAAACCACGGAAACTTATTTTTACTCTCTTATCAATTGTCCTGAATTTGAAGTGCTTAACATATAGGACCAAAGTATGCATTTATATCTCAATATATGCAGTGCAGAAATCTGCAAAAAACTTTCATACTTGTATTTATTAAGTTAAACTTTAAGAAATGAAAATGGGGTCATGAGAACATGTGTCCGTGTGCTTGTGTGGCATCTGATTGAAGACGATGGAATCATTCACAGTCCTTAGATACATATCTTTAAATTGGCAAGATGCCTCatattgtaataaaataatccaTTGTTTATCATATTGGCAACTAATTTCTTCTTTGATAATGACCTAAGTGTTTCCTGTTTAACAGGCTTCCTGCTGGACACACACTGGctaaatcaatgttgtttccacgtcatttcaatgaaattacattgaaccaatgtggaatagacgtttaattgacatctgtgcccagtggtttGGCACATCTAGTAAATCATGTTTTTGTATAATTATAATTTGGTAATGCTATTGTGTAACCGCAGGTAGAAAAAAAAGCTTTTCACTTCAAAGTTATTATTTAGATCCCTGGCAGTACGGGTATTTAAAGGCTTCAGAAGCTTTAAAAGTTCCCCTGTGTGATTGAAAATATTGTAGTCTTCAACACCGATCACCCATCCATGTACATAGTGCTTTAAAATGAGATctgtacagacacacaaataTGAGAAATGTGCTTGAAACCCTTTAAGCCCTCACTGACCACCTAAAAAATGAATATAAATCAATTATAAAAGGAGGGAAATGTGACACTTGATAAAACTACAAACTCATAAAAATCCAAAGAAATTCTCCAAAGTaaaaaagtaaatgaaaaatacttCTGCTAGATACTTCCAATTCGACTACGTACTGAACTACCAACTACTATAAAAGCCATAATAATACAGGTAATactaataatcatcatcataatcataatACAGTCCATAAGAGAGGTAATAGGGCTCATCATCTGAAATGCCGTTTGGAGGGGTTGTGAGGGTTCCCTGGACCACTTTGTCATATGACGCACCAGTGACATCAGCGGTGGCGAGGACCCCGGGCGCCACCCACCCCCCTCTTTAAAGGGGATGGTGGAGATGGAGGGGCAGGGTGGCAGGGCCAGGCGTCACGCTGGCCTTATGTGTAGGCGTTGAGACGCTCCTTGGAGCGGGTGGAGTGGATGTCGTGgagctcctgctcctccttggaCTTGGTGTCCTCGTACTTCTGCATCCTGCACGCGTCCTTCACGTAGGCCCAGTTGGCTGACAGCACCATCAGGTAGTGGATCTAACAGAGATGAGTCACCCACAAGTTCAGCCGGGGAGAAAAATCAAACACACCACAAATGTTTGGTCTTTCACTTTTCCACTGACATCCATCAGGGAAAGATGAATGCCTGTCAGGAAATGGAAGAAAGTGTACCAtatttatatattgtattatCACTACAGATTTCATGAAACTGTCTTAATGGAGAACATAGAAAGAGGAATTAGAATATTAGTAcgttaataggatctctatggattTTCACATCATGACATCATCAGCAGAAATTTAAAGTGCTATGATTGTGACCCACAGCTTTAATTAAACCTGGAAAATGAGTCAAATTAAGTATTCTACGGCTGAAAAACAATGTCTCAAATTTCGATTTAGTTATTTTTCAATTCACAATGGTGTATTTCACTGATACGCCAGCAGGCGGCAGTACAGTAGAAGCAGTCGGTAGTACCCAGGGTTTCAATGGCAGAAAAGGCTCATGGAGACGCACAGCCATTGTGAATGTATTTTGCTTGAATGACTGTGGTTGTTACTTTGCCACACCTTTCACACTGAATCAGATCAACATAAGAAGCTAATAGACTTGAATCTACACAAAGACCAAATTTCTGGTATCTTAAGGATTCCAACATAAGCTGCAGTCTCAGCTGCGAGGACTTGGAATAGTGAAAACACTGCATCCATTCTGTTTAACATCTCATCTCGTATTTGATGTTGATAATTAATCATTTGTTTTAGTAATCAGTTAAATAATCAGATCAAATGGAAGGACCATGCATTTCTTACTGCATTAACACATTTTCAGTTCAGCATGAGATAGAAGTCAGACATGCATTGATTCTTTTTTTAACATTGTAGTGTCCTTTTTGTTACTGCCACCCTTCTGTTGGTGGGTGTCTGTTGCGTACCACCACCGTTTCCTAGCCATTTGTTTTGTTAAAATGGGAGGCAATGTCTCACTGAGATTTGCACCATCATCTTTGACTAACGATGACCACATTCTCTTTCTTAGAAAATTACCGAGAGATGTTTTCAACAAGCTCCGGGCCTTTCTTCTCCCAGTTTCCATGACAACGCCGTGAAATGCCTAGCATCTCTGAGCCAAAGAAAAACCTTGTCTCTCCACTGCGCCAAAATACTGCCTCCCCAGCCATTCCCATAGACTTGCAGCAAAACAGAGATTTCAGCTACAGAAATCAACTGAGCCCATTAAAACACAACATTTGATTTATATCCGTTACCACTTGTATTTGACCTACTACTGTCATTTTCAAAATGGCCACGTCAAATCAGAACCTTGTATTACAATTTGTTTGCCTAtggactagttaaataaaacgaGTGCAGGGGAAAAATCACTGACATGTCTGATTCCTATTTTGTCATATGAGGAACATACAGCGACCTGCACAGATCTCAGCCGTTCGTATACAGATCACATGGTCCATATATCCATGGCCCTCAAATGGATATAAATCAAAGCTGTGATATCAGCTATATCAACAGAGATAGAAAAGTAATCGGTTTTTGTGTCTCACCATAGCAATGACAGCAGCTCCAGCACCAGCCAGGGAACAAACGAACAGGTGGAATGTCATGTCCAGCTGTATCAAAGACAAAGGAAAGGAAAACATGAGTCAGGCTTCCCCATAAAAACCCTAGTGAACCTGTACAAGACCCACACACATTTTATTATATGCATTATTTAAAACCTTCATGGATGTTGCACGTAAATGTTCATTTTGCAAAAGCCTTTGAACTTTGAAACTTTGAAAGCAAGTATCACATCATTTATGAAACATATGTTATTCACATTTGATGTATTTGTAGTTAAGTTATTTGTATCACCTACCTCATTTGATTCACACATTTTGTAAAACTTGTCAGATCCAGTACATACAGTCTTCCCCTCCCCAATTGGCACAATACCTgaaaagagaggagaacattTCATTAGGCCATTCCGACATTTTCATAGTAGTTTTGATTTATCTCAGAATAGCTATACCACAGATGTCTATGCAACATTCATGGGTAATATGTTTGAAACTACCCACAGAGAAGCAGTAAACCCAACTACTGTATATCATGAATCCTTACCATACTGGCGCAGGTCCAGGCACAGAGTGACTCCCTCCAGGATGGTGGCGTTTTGGCAAATGGTCCAGATGTTGAAGTAGATGAAGACGGGGAGGGAGGTGAACGCAGTCACCCCGAGCCAAGCCAGCATGAAGATGTACGTCAGCATGATGAACTAAGACATAGGATAGCGGAGACTAAGTAGATTCCAGATTCCAGGTATACCTCACGTCAAGTGAATTAGGAATAACATTAAGAGCCGTTAGTATTTCCCATCAGGATTTATTGTGACTGAGTCTATATCAGTGTTTCCCAAATGTCTCCTCACATACCCCACATTCCACTTTTTGACCTATTCCAGTACTAGGACACTTAATTCCACTTAAACGTGATTTTTTTTTTGCAGGTATAGAAAGTGGAATGGATGGGGGTACTCGGAGAGAGGCCTAAATTCTGCCCTTTTACACAGCATAGTCACATTCTATATCCAATAATGTAATTGATGGCACTGCCATTTTAAAAGCTACTTTGTCCCTTAGGGCCATTGCATTTACACACAGGTCGTTCATAGAAAATGTT
This DNA window, taken from Oncorhynchus gorbuscha isolate QuinsamMale2020 ecotype Even-year linkage group LG13, OgorEven_v1.0, whole genome shotgun sequence, encodes the following:
- the gpm6aa gene encoding glycoprotein M6Aa; this encodes MEEDMDEGQTQKGCLECCIKCLGGIPYPSLIATILLYAGVALFCGCGHEALSGTVTILQNYFEVVRGPVDSLDVFTMIDIIKYVIYGIASAFFVYGILLMVEGFFTSGAIKDLYGDFKITTCGRCVSAWFIMLTYIFMLAWLGVTAFTSLPVFIYFNIWTICQNATILEGVTLCLDLRQYGIVPIGEGKTVCTGSDKFYKMCESNELDMTFHLFVCSLAGAGAAVIAMIHYLMVLSANWAYVKDACRMQKYEDTKSKEEQELHDIHSTRSKERLNAYT